The genomic interval TAGTGATGCacatacaattaaatttttcctAATACATAATTCATTCACAAACATCACAACCATAAACAACAGCCTACGTTCTAGCTTATTTTCAACAACTCCAGAAAATGAAATCCCTAAttgtaacaacaacaacaacaaaaaccctttaataaaaagaactcACCTATAAACACAACATAATTGGTCTCATCTCAAAATTCGAAATCaataattcatgaaaaaaaatCTGATTTTAAGACTTGTTTacatagttttgtttttatttagaaaaccaAACTTAAATACCACAAAGCTCCTACAGCCGTTATCAcaatattttcatcaaacaCATCTCATGCATTGAATAAttgggataaaaaaaaatagaattttctaTCCAGTAAATAGAACCAGCATGCAGCTAAAACATTTCTTAACAATCTAATTGAaagaaatttcaacaaaaacttCTCAAAACTAACATGCATGCACAAATCTTTGGagaaatttcttaaatgaaGAATGATAGAAACTCACAGTTTGTGACAAGGAAGAAGATGATGTTCTGATTAACTTGGTTGCTGAGCTCCCCTTTCGCTTGAATTGTCACCTTGACCCAAGTTCTTCAATTTTGGGTTATTCGCTGTTGAAGCTCATTATTTACAAATTGAGACATGCAAAGTTTAAAAATGGGTTTGAAGACCTTTATAAGCTTTTGGGTTTactgatttgaaaaaaaaaacagaaaggAAAAGGGAGGTTGAAGATTTGGGAGGATAAGGGAGGTGTTCACCGTAACACAGTAACAAGAGAAGGAAGAATGAACGGAAGAAAATGGAAGAGTAATAAAAAAACCATACTTAAAATGTAGAGAGGAAATTATGCCATTGCCCTTCATTTgtccaaatattacaataatgccttttttttttatttttaaacaattaaactaattattttatttttaaaaattaacaattttaaacattaactTCTATACTTAACAAATCAAAAATAGATAGGTTGTTACATCCTCCaccacttaaaaaaaaaattttgccCTCAAAATTTAGAGGATTACCTATTGAAAGAGGTAAGCATACTCCTTTTGCATGTCTGCCTCTATTTCCCATGTTGCTTCTTCTACAGAAGATCCTTCCCAAACAACCTTCACTAGTGGAATTTCTTTGTTTCTCAATGCTTTTACACTTCTATCTATAATTTGTACTGGCATTGGGTCATAAGTAAGGTTTGACTTGAGTTGAACAGACTCATGACTCAAAATTTGGTGAGGATTAGGAATGTATTTCTTTAACTGGGAAACGTGAAAAACATTGTGTAGATTGGATAGTTTGGGTGGCAAGGATATTCTGTATGCAGAGGAACCAATCCTCTGCAATATTTGAAAGGGTCCAACAAAACGAGGGTTTAGCTTCTTGACCTTTAGCACTCTTCCAATGCCAATGGTGGGGGtaactctaaaaaaaacatGATCTCCTTCCTCAAACTCTAAAGGTCTTCTCCTGATATCAGCATAGCTCTTTTGCCTGCTTTGGGCTATCTTTAATTTATCCTTAATTACCTTAATCTTTTCAGTGGTTTCTTGGATAACTTCAGGACCTAAGATCCCCTTGTCCCCTACTTCTGACCAACATAGCGGTGTCCTACATTTTCTTCCATACAAAGCCTCATAAGGTGCCATGCCAATGCTGGCATGGTAACTGTTGTTGTAGGAAAACTCTACCAGAGGCAAATGTGTATCCCAGTTTCCTCCTTCCTCTAAAACGCAAGCTCTCAGCATATCCTCTAGAGTCTGAATGGTTCTTTCGGTTTGACCATCAGTCTGGGGATGGTAGGAAGTACTAAGGTGTAGTCTAGTTCCTAGAGACTTTTGAAATGCCTTCCAAAACATGGAGGTAAACTTAGGGTCCCTATCTGATATGATACTAAAAGGCACCCCATGCAACCTCACTATTTCCTTAATGAATAACTTGGCTAGTTTGAGGGTGTTGTAGTTTGACTTTACTAGTAAGAAATGGGTTGACTTAGTTAATATGTCCACAATCACCCAAATGGAATCATACCCAGTGTGGGTATGTGGCAAACCTACaacaaaatccatggaaattGAGTCCCATTTCCACTCAGGTATTTCCAGAGGCTGTAGCAATCCTACTGGTCTTTGATGTTCTATTTTCACCTTTTTGCAAGTTAGGCAATGACCCACAAAAGTAGCCACATCAACCTTCAtacctggccaccaataatttttcttaaggtCTTGGTACATCTTGGTAGATCCAGGATGGATAGTTAGGTTACTTTTGTGAGCTTCCTCTAGTATCAGTCTCTTTAGTTCTGAAtccttaggtacccaaattctGCCCTGAAATAGGATTGTTCCATCTCGTGCCCTAGTAAATCTTTCTTTGTCCTTTCTAAGTTGCAACTCTTCATCCATCCCTTGAGATTGCCTAATCTGGTCTCTAAGGCTACTGGTTATCtatagtttatttaaaagaattccCCCTTGAAGGATTGTCACATTTAGGTTCAAGTCTCTAAGGTTTTCTAGCAGTGCAAGTTCTTTTATCATGAGATGAGACATATGTAGGGATTTCCTGCTCAatgcatcagccactacattggccttgcCTGGGTGGTATTTCAGTTCAAATTCataatctttcaaaaattcCACCCACCTTCTTTGCCTCATGTTAAGTTCCCTCTGGTCGAATAGATACCTTAGGCTCTTGTGATCGCTGAAAACAACAAATTGTGCTCCATACAGATGATGTCTCCAGATTCTCAAGGCAAACACTATGGCAGCCAATTCAAGGTCATGAATGGGATAGTTTCCCTCATGAGGCTTTAGTTGTCTTGAAGCATAAGCCACTACTTGGTTGTTTTGCATCAATACACAACCTAAACCTTTCAGGGATGCATCACAATACACTTCAAATCTTAAGGTTGGATCTGGTATGGCCAGTACAGGGGCAGTGGTTAACTTGACCTTAAGAGTCTGAAAACTCTTTTCACATTTTTGATCCCATACAAAGGGTTGGTCCTTCCTAGTCAGTCTGGTCAAAGGCAGGGCGATTTGGGAGAATTTGCTAATGAATCTCCTATAATCCCCCGCCAGTCCTAAGAAACTCCTAACCTCTGTCACATTCCTAGGATGTTCCCATTTCAGCACTGCCTCTACTTTGGAGGGATCCACTGCCACTCCTTTCTCATTGATCACATGGCCTAGAAATTTTACTTCTGACATCCAAAACTCACATTTGCTTGGTTTAGCATAAAGTTTTCTATCCCTAAGTACTTGCAACACTATTTGAAGATGACTTGCATGTTCTTCTGGAGTCTTAGAGTATATTAGTATGTCATCTATAAATACTATCACAAACTTATCTAAGTATGGCCTAAAAATTCtattcatgtagtccatgaacaCAGCTGGAGCATTCGTTACACCAAAAGGCATAACCAAAAATTCATAGTGCCCATACCTAGTTCTAAAAGCTGTTTTTGGTACATCATCTGATTTTATTCTGATTTGGTGGTACCCTGACCTCAAGTCAATTTTGGAGAACACAACAGCTCCCCCTAATTGGTCTAAAAGGTCATCAATTCTGGGCAGAGGGTATTTATTCTTGATGGTCACTTTATTCAATTTTCTATAATCTATGCATAACCTCANNNNNNNNNNNNNNNNNNNNNNNNNNNNNNNNNNNNNNNNNNNNNNNNNNNNNNNNNNNNNNNNNNNNNNNNNNNNNNNNNNNNNNNNNNNNNNNNNNNNNNNNNNNNNNNNNNNNNNNNNNNNNNNNNNNNNNNNNNNNNNNNNNNNNNNNNNNNNNNNNNNNNNNNNNNNNNNNNNNNNNNNNNNNNNNNNNNNNNNNNNNNNNNNNNNNNNNNNNNNNNNNNNNNNNNNNNNNNNNNNNNNNNNNNNNNNNNNNNNNNNNNNNNNNNNNNNNNNNNNNNNNNNNNNNNNNNNNNNNNNNNNNNNNNNNNNNNNNNNNNNNNNNNNNNNNNNNNNNNNNNNNNNNNNNNNNNNNNNNNNNNNNNNNNNNNNNNNNNNNNNNNNNNNNNNNNNNNNNNNNNNNNNNNNNNNNNNNNNNNNNNNNNNNNNNNNNNNNNNNNNNNNNNNNNNNNNNNNNNNNNNNNNNNNNNNNNNNNNNNNNNNNNNNNNNNNNNNNNNNNNNNNNNNNNNNNNNNNNNNNNNNNNNNNNNNNNNNNNNNNNNNNNNNNNNNNNNNNNNNNNNNNNNNNNNNNNNNNNNNNNNNNNNNNNNNNNNNNNNAAACATAACAATTAAAGGAATTTCATTTATGAATCCAGTGCCAGTTATTAGATTATGATTCATACCTTTCTTTGCACTGAGAGCAAAGACCCTTCCAGTGTTAGACTTGTTTGGGTTGGACTCTGCTTGTTTTTGGCGTATTGGGCAAAAGGGAGCCATATGACCAGGCTGTTTGCAGTAGTAGCAGACTTGTTTTCCAACCAAGCACTCTCCCCCATGATCTCTGCCACACTTAAGACATTTCTTTGCTCTTGGGGAACTGGATGTCTATACTTGTTTTCCCTTTCCTTGGGGAGTCTTTACCTTCAATTGTTGACCAAATTTTCCAAACTCTTTCTTTTGTTGCCACTTAACCTGTCTATCCTCTTGTACCTTCTTTAAATTGTCTTCAACAATGTAGCTCTTGTGTACAAGAGTAGAATAGTTAGTAAGCTCCATATGGCCTATGTTCCCTCTGATTTCAGGTCTCAATCCCCATTCAAATTGGTTTATCTTCCATTCTTCTGTGGGTGCATATTGAGCATGTGGAGAAAATCTAGCCAATTCTTCAAAGTTAGCAACATACTCTGCAACAGACATGTCTTGCAGGTGCACAAACTCCAACTCTTTTTGTCTTATGGCACTTTTTGGATAATGCTTGTCTAAAAAGGCCACCTCAAAGTGTTCCCAATTCATATGGGTTCCTTGAGTCTGAAAATAAGTctttgcactcctccaccaatacTCTGCCCCACCCTTTAGTAGATGGGCAGCAAATGCCACTTTTTGATCTTCAGTACAAGGCACTACTTCAAATGCCTTTTTAATCTCATCCAACCAAGCTTGAGCCTCTGAGGGATTGTGGCTGCCCTGGAATGTTGGAGGCTGTAActtaagaaaatcataaaacacCCTGTTGGCATTTGCAGTGCTATCTCTTTGCATTGCCATTTGTTGTACCAGATTATGGGTAGCCGTTGCTTGTATTTGAATAGCTTCCATAACCTTTTCCCATGGTGCAGCAGTGGGTGGTGGAGTCATACTATCTTCAGGGGCAAGATTCCTCCTAGATCCTTCAGCCATAATTCTGCATACCATACACAAAATACTAAGTTAATCAGACTTAATATTACGTGAAATGATAATGAGAATGTATAGTAAAACAAAGATATTCTAATTCCTAATACATAATCCATAGTCCAAATGGATCGACATGGTTCTGATACCaaaatgtaagacccattaTCATTTGTCTAGAATATGATAATTGGATCCTTACACCTTAATTAAACAGAGGTGATTAACActgaataataaattagaatcaccatcataactgaaaactacattcagaaATATAGTTTACAACATGTTTAatagattcataaaatattacatcttgaaAACAAACTGCGATTGTCTGAttacatcataaaacaaaagatCAACTTATAAGTTCAGGAGTTTGGAACTGATCTTCTGATGCTAATATCCATGACTCATGTTCCACCAGctgctaaaaaaaaataataatttggatGAGATAAAATATCTCAGTGAGCTCTATaaatatgaggaaaacaatctcAAATAGATTCTTTCATGAAGTTGTATAAAACATACAAAAGTAGTTATACATctcaagaagaaaaaacaatcatcattattattaNNNNNNNNNNNNNNNNNNNNNNNNNNNNNNNNNNNNNNNNNNNNNNNNNNNNNNNNNNNNNNNNNNNNNNNNNNNNNNNNNNNNNNNNNNNNNNNNNNNNNNNNNNNNNNNNNNNNNNNNNNNNNNNNNNNNNNNNNNNNNNNNNNNNNNNNNNNNNNNNNNNNNNNNNNNNNNNNNNNNNNNNNNNNNNNNNNNNNNNNNNNNNNNNNNNNNNNNNNNNNNNNNNNNNNNNNNGTCACCAAGATATTGAGTCCTGATTGGTAAAGGTGGTCTGGCCAAACCCCAATCAGCGTCCTGATTGTTCTCCTTTACCTGTTATCCCATGCCtggaataacctaaatgtcccaCCCTGCATAAGGCCATGCATGCTCTGATCAATGATATTGTACAAAACTTACATGTTTTGTATGAAATGCActtattatatcatatataaaatgcatcattcatccacaacaattatcaataaattaggCGATATGCTtaaactcataataatttaatcttaagTCCTTAATTCNNNNNNNNNNNNNNNNNNNNNNNNNNNNNNNNNNNNNNNNNNNNNNNNNNNNNNNNNNNNNNNNNNNNNNNNNNNNNNNNNNNNNNNNNNNNNNNNNNNNNNNNNNNNNNNNNNNNNNNNNNNNNNNNNNNNNNNNNNNNNNNNNNNNNNNNNNNNNNNNNNNNNNNNNNNNNNNNNNNNNNNNNNNNNNNNNNNNNNNNNNNNNNNNNNNNNNNNNNNNNNNNNNNNNNNNNNNNNNNNNNNNNNNNNNNNNNNNNNNNNNNNNNNNNNNNNNNNNNNNNNNNNNNNNNNNNNNNNNNNNNNNNNNNNNNNNNNNNNNNNNNNNNNNNNNNNNNNNNNNNNNNNNNNNNNNNNNNNNNNNNNNNNNNNNNNNNNNNNNNNNNNNNNNNNNNNNNNNNNNNNNNNNNNNNNNNNNNNNNNNNNNNNNNNNNNNNNNNNNNNNNNNNNNNNNNNNNNNNNNNNNNNNNNNNNNNNNNNNNNNNNNNNNNNNNNNNNNNNNNNNNNNNNNNNNNNNNNNNNNNNNNNNNNNNNNNNNNNNNNNNNNNNNNNNNNNNNNNNNNNNNNNNNNNNNNNNNNNNNNNNNNNNNNNNNNNNNNNNNNNNNNNNNNNNNNNNNNNNNNNNNNNNNNNNNNNNNNNNNNNNNNNNNNNNNNNNNNNNNNNNNNNNNNNNNNNNNNNNNNNNNNNNNNNNNNNNNNNNNNNNNNNNNNNNNNNNNNNNNNNNNNNNNNNNNNNNNNNNNNNNNNNNNNNNNNNNNNNNNNNNNNNNNNNNNNNNNNNNNNNNNNNNNNNNNNNNNNNNNNNNNNNNNNNNNNNNNNNNNNNNNNNNNNNNNNNNNNNNNNNNNNNNNNNNNNNNNNNNNNNNNNNNNNNNNNNNNNNNNNNNNNNNNNNNNNNNNNNNNNNNNNNNNNNNNNNNNNNNNNNNNNNNNNNNNNNNNNNNNNNNNNNNNNNNNNNNNNNNNNNNNNNNNNNNNNNNNNNNNNNNNNNNNNNNNNNNNNNNNNNNNNNNNNNNNNNNNNNNNNNNNNNNNNNNNNNNNNNNNNNNNNNNNNNNNNNNNNNNNNNNNNNNNNNNNNNNNNNNNNNNNNNNNNNNNNNNNNNNNNNNNNNNNNNNNNNNNNNNNNNNNNNNNNNNNNNNNNNNNNNNNNNNNNNNNNNNNNNNNNNNNNNNNNNNNNNNNNNNNNNNNNNNNNNNNNNNNNNNNNNNNNNNNNNNNNNNNNNNNNNNNNNNNNNNNNNNNNNNNNNNNNNNNNNNNNNNNNNNNNNNNNNTTAAATCTAGTGATGCacatacaattaaatttttcctAATACATAATTCATTCACAAACATCACAACCATAAACAACAGCCTACGTTCTAACTTATTTTCAACAACTCCAGAAAATGAAATCCCTAAttgtaacaacaacaacaacaaaaaccctTTAATAAAAAGAACGCACATATAAACACAACATAATTGGTTTCATCTCAAAATTCGAAATCaataattcatgaaaaaaaatCTGATTTTAAGACTTGTTTACatagttttctttttatttagaaaaccaAACTTAAATACCACAAAGCTCCTACAGCCGTTATCACAGtattttcatcaaacacctctCATGCATTGAATAATTgggataaaaaaaatagaattttctaTCCAGTAAATAAAACCAGCATGCACCTAAAACATTTCTTAACAATCTAATTGAaagaaatttcaacaaaaacttCTCAAAACTAACATGCATGCACAAATCTTTGGagaaatttcttaaatgaaGAATGATAGAAACTCACTGTTTGTGACAAGGAAGAAGATGATGCTCTGATTAACTTGGTTGCTGAGCTCCCCTTTCGCTTGAATTGTCACCTTGACCCAAGTTCTTCAATTTTGGGTTATTCGCTGTTGAAGCTCATTAGTTACAAATTGAGACATGCAAAGTTTAAAAATGGGTTTGAAGACCTTTATAAGCTTTTGGGTTTactgatttgaaaaaaaaaaaacagaaaggAAAAGGGAGGTTGAAGATTTGGGAGGATGAGGGAGGTGTTCACCGTAACACAGTAACAAGAGAAGGAAGAACGAACGGAAGAAAATGGAAGAGTAATAAAAAATCCATACTTAAAATGTAGAGAGGAAATTATGCCATTGCCCTTCATTTgtccaaatattacaataatgcctttttttttaaacaattaaactaattattttatttttaaaaattaacaattttaaacattaactTCTATACTTAACAAATCAAAAATAGATAGGTTGTTACACCtatgttaaatttgttgaatgtttggtgatatgatttagactttattttaaggagtaaaactagtaatatttggtttgaaagaaatagttgaaattgacaacgtacttggaatgtgtttcatttaaccaaactaaatgaaatacgttattattgacaaaatgtATATGTTATGTTCtatatgtaaattatagtgagtaactctattgtattttatttcataattgaatgataaatattatatgtgttaattgatttatttggtCATGTTAGTCTATCATGCTATGTTAGTAGATTTTTACATGATGTGcttaattggagattgaatgtcataaatatgtttgtagactaagtttgaatcttgagggtggtaagttagatattagttcactcgctccaaatttcgaggacgaaattctttaacaatgggagaattgtaacaccctaaattttataataaactattttattaattaagtacgattttaaaaaattaatttaatgttaaaattatttttagaatatatgatgataaattttctgactaattttcgttatataggtgatttctatgatgtgctagttttataaatattagattacatgagcgatataaataataaatattatattttactctttgatctattttttaaaaaataatagtattttagtgtaatatatattttaaataaaaagattttatgcgattttacatgtatatacgtgacccaattaatgtaatatttttttgtgtgcTTGATTGATGTTAaatatgcacgtagttatatttcaattatttataactactttctatttttagttatttttttataagaaaatctcttgagatagaattgatattgtgcttgacttcatttatttttatatacttgttatgacattgtgattttatatataattattatgatttggtaattaatataaagtgttggtgaaatatttatttattttataatatcaactattctctaatgatggtaatattttaatttgattatttgaaaaaataagtattattttgaatatgaggattttgattattaatatattttaaaagattaattactttaattacttcattttataaaatattgcttttgaaatagttattattaaaaatttgaatagtTTAGAGGAATTGATTTGATGGAAGATTCAAAtcataattattactatttttaataaatggttattaattattttatatttcataaaatattaccttaaatattttatttttttatatatttgcatTTTTTCCTAAAATTGTTCTATAAATATACTATTTCATTCAAACAATTACTTTAACTTTTATACGATAAAGATTGTTCACTCTCAAAGAAAAGATTAATTGAAGGTACAATGCatttttttatccaaaagttTATTTTGATATGTGTGCTGACATTGCTATCCGTACACAATATTCTTGGAACACATGTGAGTATTACTAACAAATTAGAAAACAATATGGTTTTAACTGTTCATTGCAAATCTGGTGATGATGATCTTGGAGTTCGTGTTCTTCCTTTTGATGACGAATTTAATTGGGATTTtcgaaaaaatatttttggcacAACACAATTCTATTGTTCCTTTAAGTGGGAAGGTGAATTTCACTGGTTTGACATATACGTAAGCCGTAGAGATTCATGTCATGATTGTAATTGGGTTATCAGCAAAAAAGGACCAATTAAGGTAGAATATAATGGTGCCTTTCCGTATCCGTGGAATAAGTAATTGGTAATGTGTTACACATTTgtttatcttaataaatattgtaatttcGGGTATTGAGAACTCAGTGTATTCTACATCTTCATTCAATCTTCTTAATAAAAtcacttaatatatatatatctagtGAGAATActctttttatatgaaaatgaGAAGAATATTTCCCAAGTTTTAGATTAAAATTGATGGTTGAGAACAAAAACTCAAAACACATGTGTCTCTCCTTAGTTTATTATTTCTTCTAAACCATTTACCTTTTCTCTTCTTGAATTTCAATTTACAttgtttataaatgtatattaaatatttattccattttctaagaaaaaaaaacagtaCAAAAGCAACAACTCCATCATGAAACTTTTGGATTTGAGTgagataaaactataaaatttaagGTGAATAAAATTTGATGATAGAGTATAAAC from Cicer arietinum cultivar CDC Frontier isolate Library 1 chromosome 5, Cicar.CDCFrontier_v2.0, whole genome shotgun sequence carries:
- the LOC140920402 gene encoding uncharacterized protein gives rise to the protein MGLTFWYQNHVDPFGLWIIIMAEGSRRNLAPEDSMTPPPTAAPWEKVMEAIQIQATATHNLVQQMAMQRDSTANANRVFYDFLKLQPPTFQGSHNPSEAQAWLDEIKKAFEVVPCTEDQKVAFAAHLLKGGAEYWWRSAKTYFQTQGTHMNWEHFEVAFLDKHYPKSAIRQKELEFVHLQDMSVAEYVANFEELARFSPHAQYAPTEEWKINQFEWGLRPEIRGNIGHMELTNYSTLVHKSYIVEDNLKKVQEDRQVKWQQKKEFGKFGQQLKVKTPQGKGKQPGHMAPFCPIRQKQAESNPNKSNTGRVFALSAKKDYRKLNKVTIKNKYPLPRIDDLLDQLGGAVVFSKIDLRSGYHQIRIKSDDVPKTAFRTRYGHYEFLVMPFGVTNAPAVFMDYMNRIFRPYLDKFVIVFIDDILIYSKTPEEHASHLQIVLQVLRDRKLYAKPSKCEFWMSEVKFLGHVINEKGVAVDPSKVEAVLKWEHPRNVTEVRSFLGLAGDYRRFISKFSQIALPLTRLTRKDQPFVWDQKCEKSFQTLKV